In Prunus dulcis chromosome 1, ALMONDv2, whole genome shotgun sequence, the following are encoded in one genomic region:
- the LOC117615678 gene encoding 21 kDa protein-like gives MNAIKSMTRFLLFQLSLIIFLFFFTLHPIPTLGSPANDSDFIRTSCGTTLYPQVCYTSLSRYASAIQNNPAQLAKVAIGVSLAKARRMAAYVSDISRQADYGADPRSAAALHDCFSNFDEAVDQIHDSLTQMRQLSGPAGSGGGSFLFQMSNVQTWMSAALTDEETCTDGFEDVAEGPLKTDVTKRVENVKKVTSNALALVNSFAQKGPGAPTPR, from the coding sequence ATGAACGCCATCAAAAGCATGACCCGCTTCCTCCTCTTCCAACTCTCGctcatcatcttcctcttctttttcacCCTCCATCCAATCCCAACCCTTGGATCCCCAGCCAACGACTCTGATTTCATCCGTACAAGCTGCGGCACCACGCTCTACCCGCAAGTCTGCTACACCTCTCTCTCCCGCTACGCCAGCGCCATCCAGAACAACCCGGCTCAGCTCGCCAAGGTAGCCATCGGCGTCAGCCTCGCTAAGGCCAGGCGCATGGCCGCTTACGTCTCCGACATCTCTCGCCAAGCCGACTACGGCGCCGACCCGCGATCCGCGGCCGCCCTCCACGACTGCTTCTCCAACTTCGACGAAGCTGTGGACCAGATTCACGATTCGCTCACCCAGATGCGCCAGCTGAGCGGCCCCGCAGGCTCCGGCGGCGGGTCGTTCCTGTTCCAGATGAGCAACGTGCAGACGTGGATGAGCGCCGCGCTGACGGACGAGGAGACCTGCACGGACGGCTTCGAAGACGTGGCGGAAGGGCCCCTGAAGACCGACGTCACCAAGCGAGTGGAGAATGTGAAGAAGGTGACCAGCAATGCCCTTGCGCTCGTGAACAGTTTTGCTCAGAAGGGACCTGGCGCACCGACTCCCCGATGA